In Saccharothrix violaceirubra, the following are encoded in one genomic region:
- a CDS encoding metal-dependent hydrolase, giving the protein MSTGPTHAMSGLLAWAAVTALADNHPIGQLTPQSWVVGAVLATGAALLPDLDHPSSTISRTFGPVSSAASTLINTTSKLVYRTTRTKKDSKRDGGHRGLTHTLVFAVIAALVTTAVVQQSQKWALPALMFVFAGLAVRGIMNDWNPKKDALMITGVSAGVTVLCVAWTAQTPASAAACGVAVGVGCVAHFLGDAITEQGCPILWPVPIGGKTWFPVAPPKIMRMQTGGRVEMSIVGPVVTALSVWLSAAALQQAGALPFLDGIDLLPI; this is encoded by the coding sequence ATGTCGACCGGACCAACGCACGCCATGAGCGGTCTGCTCGCCTGGGCGGCGGTGACCGCACTCGCGGACAACCATCCCATCGGGCAGCTCACCCCGCAGAGCTGGGTCGTCGGCGCCGTGCTGGCCACGGGCGCGGCCCTGCTGCCCGACCTCGACCACCCGTCGTCCACGATCTCGCGGACGTTCGGGCCGGTCAGCTCGGCGGCGTCGACGTTGATCAACACCACCAGCAAGCTCGTCTACCGCACGACCCGGACGAAGAAGGACTCGAAGCGCGACGGCGGGCACCGGGGGCTGACCCACACGCTGGTGTTCGCGGTGATCGCGGCCCTGGTCACGACCGCGGTCGTGCAGCAGTCGCAGAAGTGGGCGCTGCCCGCGCTGATGTTCGTGTTCGCGGGCCTGGCCGTGCGCGGGATCATGAACGACTGGAACCCGAAGAAGGACGCCCTGATGATCACGGGCGTGTCGGCGGGCGTGACCGTGCTGTGCGTGGCGTGGACCGCGCAGACGCCCGCGAGCGCGGCGGCGTGCGGCGTGGCGGTCGGCGTCGGGTGCGTGGCGCACTTCCTCGGCGACGCGATCACCGAGCAGGGCTGCCCGATCCTGTGGCCGGTGCCGATCGGCGGCAAGACCTGGTTCCCGGTCGCGCCGCCCAAGATCATGCGGATGCAGACCGGCGGGCGCGTGGAGATGTCGATCGTCGGCCCGGTGGTCACGGCCCTGTCCGTGTGGCTGTCGGCG